Proteins found in one Salminus brasiliensis chromosome 13, fSalBra1.hap2, whole genome shotgun sequence genomic segment:
- the LOC140575040 gene encoding growth arrest-specific protein 1: MEAPCGPPALFFSFSLFVFTSLTVTLNGQLVCWQALLRCHQERDCELAYNQYLTACDGNLRGTRRQCPSHCIGALVRLNQTFSGPDLETCDCGQDVECRRAKKAIEPCLPRTHPGGMGCTEARQRCEDNLSCRSSLTAYLSSCGQLFNGRKCSARCKATIEELLFMPDGAMLDKCICDGVERPFCEVVKENMAKLCSVGDRGAYTDHDGLDDVYEDEDYEAKGEREVDADAVVQYSGGKRFSGHIVLIWGLVLLTFLEA; this comes from the coding sequence ATGGAGGCCCCGTGTGGCCCCCCAGcgctcttcttctccttctccttgttTGTCTTCACCTCGCTCACGGTGACACTGAATGGCCAGTTGGTCTGCTGGCAGGCCTTGCTGCGGTGCCACCAAGAGCGAGACTGCGAGCTGGCCTATAATCAGTACCTGACGGCATGTGACGGAAACTTGAGGGGGACGAGGCGGCAGTGTCCGAGCCACTGCATAGGGGCCCTCGTCCGCCTCAACCAGACGTTCAGTGGGCCAGACCTGGAGACCTGCGACTGCGGGCAGGACGTGGAGTGCCGCAGGGCCAAGAAGGCCATTGAGCCGTGCCTGCCAAGGACTCACCCCGGTGGAATGGGCTGCACCGAGGCTCGCCAGCGCTGTGAAGATAACCTCAGCTGCCGGTCGTCCCTGACCGCCTACCTGTCCTCCTGCGGTCAGCTTTTCAACGGCAGGAAGTGCTCGGCCCGCTGCAAGGCCACTATTGAGGAGCTGCTGTTCATGCCGGATGGTGCCATGCTGGACAAGTGCATATGTGATGGAGTGGAGAGGCCGTTTTGCGAGGTGGTCAAGGAGAACATGGCCAAGCTGTGCTCTGTCGGGGACCGGGGAGCGTACACTGACCACGACGGCCTGGACGATGTGTATGAAGATGAAGATTATGAAGCTAAAGGCGAGCGAGAGGTGGATGCGGATGCTGTGGTTCAGTATTCGGGGGGCAAGCGCTTCTCAGGCCATATAGTTCTGATCTGGGGGTTAGTCTTGCTGACTTTTCTTGAGGCTTGA